Proteins from a genomic interval of Candidatus Acetothermia bacterium:
- a CDS encoding OmpH family outer membrane protein, whose amino-acid sequence MKINVVVALLVGALVLGFAGGIVGGLVFAPKGDGDTQELTSRIVKLEERQAAVEGRVAGITQGGSGLKVGVVDAETLFTRVFLPQVEAERAAMTAKAEDIQDLQADYAAGKIEPDQYQQRYLRLQAEYIQAALKVNLVMLDKMIASPGFLNLRADLENVRTQAKPITDEVEKAVREAQVTILDPQGFSERLTELRAAFQQLDQLLTQVAAVKILEISQQVAKEKGYDLVLRTKDVVLYRREGAVVDLSADVEQRLWNLFPAR is encoded by the coding sequence ATGAAGATCAACGTGGTGGTGGCCCTGCTCGTGGGGGCGCTGGTCCTAGGGTTCGCCGGCGGGATCGTGGGCGGGCTGGTGTTCGCCCCCAAGGGCGACGGGGACACGCAAGAGCTCACGTCCCGGATCGTGAAGCTCGAGGAGCGTCAGGCGGCGGTGGAGGGCCGGGTCGCCGGCATCACCCAGGGCGGATCCGGGCTCAAGGTGGGGGTGGTGGACGCAGAGACCCTGTTCACCCGGGTGTTCCTGCCCCAGGTGGAGGCCGAGCGGGCGGCGATGACGGCCAAGGCCGAGGACATCCAGGACCTCCAGGCCGACTACGCGGCGGGGAAGATCGAGCCCGACCAGTACCAGCAGCGGTACCTCCGCCTCCAGGCGGAGTACATCCAGGCTGCCCTCAAGGTCAACCTCGTCATGCTCGACAAGATGATCGCCTCCCCGGGGTTCCTCAACCTCCGGGCGGACCTGGAGAACGTGCGGACCCAGGCCAAGCCGATCACGGACGAGGTGGAGAAGGCGGTCCGGGAGGCCCAGGTCACGATCCTCGATCCCCAGGGGTTCAGCGAGCGGCTGACCGAGCTGCGGGCCGCGTTCCAGCAGCTCGATCAGCTCCTCACGCAGGTGGCGGCGGTGAAGATCCTGGAGATCTCCCAGCAGGTGGCCAAGGAAAAGGGGTACGACCTCGTCCTGCGCACCAAGGACGTGGTCCTGTACCGCCGGGAGGGGGCGGTGGTCGACCTGTCCGCGGACGTGGAGCAGCGGTTGTGGAACCTGTTCCCAGCGAGATGA
- the fabZ gene encoding 3-hydroxyacyl-ACP dehydratase FabZ — MDVEALKRRLPLGYPYLLLDRVVERTENEVVAQKCVTVNEPYFQGHFRPPYPSLMPGTMIVEGMAQAAGLLFAEGELVVLAGVDRARFRRPVVPGDRLTFRARAVRRRSGLIVAEVRAEVDGETVAEAEVTLVKVDVGKAD; from the coding sequence GTGGACGTGGAGGCCCTGAAGCGCCGCCTGCCTCTCGGGTACCCGTACCTCCTCCTCGATCGTGTGGTGGAGCGGACGGAGAACGAGGTGGTGGCCCAGAAGTGCGTCACCGTCAACGAACCCTACTTCCAGGGCCACTTCCGTCCCCCGTACCCGTCCCTCATGCCGGGGACGATGATCGTCGAGGGGATGGCCCAAGCCGCTGGGCTCCTGTTTGCGGAAGGGGAGCTCGTGGTGCTGGCTGGGGTAGACCGGGCCCGGTTCCGCCGCCCGGTGGTGCCCGGGGACCGCCTCACCTTTCGCGCCCGGGCGGTGCGGCGCCGGTCGGGCCTGATCGTGGCTGAGGTGCGGGCCGAGGTGGACGGCGAGACCGTGGCCGAGGCCGAGGTTACCCTGGTCAAGGTCGATGTGGGAAAAGCTGATTGA
- the ftcD gene encoding glutamate formimidoyltransferase, whose protein sequence is MWEKLIESVPNVSEGRDREAIEAMAAAMQAVPMVRLLDVQSDPDHHRTVFTLVGEPDGVVDALLALFASALPRIDLRRHRGEHPRMGAVDVVPLVPVRGVTMADCVALARRLGQEVWERFRVPVYLYGEAAARPERQDLAEIRKGEFEGFPDKIQRAEWAPDFGEPAVHPTAGVTAIGAREFLIAFNVNLGTSDLGVAKAIAKAVRGSSGGFQYVKALGISLAERGIVQVSMNLTNYKKTPIPRVLECIRREAARYGVSVVGTEIVGLVPQEALDQVAEYYLALERFSPDMVVERRIQEALG, encoded by the coding sequence ATGTGGGAAAAGCTGATTGAGTCGGTGCCCAACGTGTCCGAAGGCCGCGACCGGGAGGCCATCGAGGCGATGGCCGCGGCGATGCAGGCCGTGCCCATGGTGCGTCTGCTGGACGTGCAATCCGACCCCGATCACCACCGCACCGTGTTCACCCTGGTCGGGGAGCCGGACGGGGTGGTGGACGCGCTCCTCGCCCTGTTCGCCTCCGCCCTGCCGCGGATCGACCTCCGCCGGCACCGGGGGGAGCACCCGCGGATGGGGGCGGTGGACGTGGTGCCGCTCGTCCCCGTGCGCGGGGTGACCATGGCCGACTGTGTGGCCTTGGCCCGCCGCCTTGGACAGGAGGTGTGGGAGCGGTTCCGGGTGCCGGTGTACCTGTACGGGGAGGCGGCGGCCCGCCCCGAGCGGCAGGACCTCGCGGAGATCAGGAAAGGGGAGTTCGAGGGGTTCCCCGACAAGATCCAGAGGGCCGAGTGGGCCCCGGACTTCGGCGAGCCGGCCGTCCACCCCACCGCTGGGGTCACCGCCATCGGGGCCCGGGAGTTCCTGATCGCGTTCAACGTGAACCTGGGCACGTCCGACCTCGGGGTGGCCAAGGCCATCGCCAAGGCGGTGCGCGGCTCCTCGGGCGGATTCCAGTACGTGAAGGCGCTGGGCATCTCCCTGGCCGAGCGGGGCATCGTCCAGGTGTCGATGAACCTCACCAACTACAAGAAGACCCCGATCCCGAGGGTGCTCGAGTGCATCCGCCGCGAGGCCGCCCGGTACGGGGTCTCGGTGGTGGGAACGGAGATCGTGGGGCTCGTGCCCCAGGAGGCCTTGGACCAGGTGGCCGAGTACTACCTGGCCCTGGAGCGGTTCTCCCCGGACATGGTGGTCGAGCGACGCATCCAGGAGGCCCTGGGCTGA
- a CDS encoding Mur ligase family protein: MRSAVRSVGWAFGLRRITVLGLGQTGRALVSALAPAEVSLFLSEKRRLSPEERRFLHGHGVRWEEGGHSEQALDADLLVPSPGVSSHAPVLQEARAQGLLIWSEIELAFRLARPKVLIAVTGTNGKSTTTELVGAILAAGGLAPVVAGNIGRPAISTVDEVAGRPWVLEVSSYQLEWTFAFRPTVAVWLNFAPDHLDHHRTLGAYFAAKARILARQTADDTAVLPPELLARVAVRGRGVDYTQAVLPAGWGEGLPAHLGDDLRAAWAAACAAFPELSARPPSYREIQPALRQPHRLEPVGEYRGIPFVDDSKGTNAHATAAALRAVAGPVVLILGGRHKGGGYEALAPLLRDKARHCVLIGESQRYFAALLDGWGVPYELARDPLDALRRAYQVAKPGDTVLLSPACASFDQFRDYAHRGEAFRRAFAQLSAGDVPSVP; encoded by the coding sequence GTGCGCTCTGCGGTGAGATCCGTGGGGTGGGCGTTCGGCCTTCGTCGGATCACCGTGCTCGGCCTGGGGCAGACCGGGCGGGCCCTCGTGTCGGCCCTGGCCCCGGCCGAGGTGTCCTTGTTCCTTTCGGAGAAGCGGCGCCTCTCTCCCGAGGAACGGAGGTTCCTCCACGGCCATGGCGTGCGCTGGGAGGAGGGCGGGCACAGCGAGCAGGCCCTGGACGCCGACCTCCTCGTGCCCAGCCCTGGGGTCTCCTCCCACGCCCCGGTGCTCCAAGAGGCCCGTGCGCAGGGGCTTCTCATCTGGTCGGAGATCGAGCTCGCGTTTCGCCTCGCCCGCCCCAAGGTCCTGATCGCCGTGACCGGCACCAACGGCAAGTCCACCACCACCGAGCTCGTCGGGGCGATCCTCGCGGCCGGGGGCCTCGCCCCGGTGGTGGCCGGCAACATCGGCCGTCCGGCCATCTCCACCGTGGACGAGGTCGCCGGGCGACCGTGGGTGCTCGAGGTGAGCTCGTACCAACTGGAGTGGACCTTCGCGTTCCGTCCCACGGTCGCGGTGTGGCTCAACTTCGCCCCCGACCACCTCGACCACCACCGCACCTTGGGCGCGTACTTCGCGGCCAAGGCGCGGATCCTCGCCCGCCAGACCGCGGACGACACGGCGGTCCTGCCGCCCGAGCTCCTGGCCCGGGTGGCGGTGCGGGGCCGGGGGGTGGACTACACCCAGGCCGTGTTGCCGGCGGGGTGGGGGGAGGGGCTTCCTGCTCACCTTGGGGACGACCTTCGGGCGGCGTGGGCCGCGGCATGCGCGGCCTTCCCCGAGCTCTCCGCGCGCCCACCTTCGTACCGAGAGATCCAGCCGGCCCTCCGCCAGCCCCATCGGTTGGAGCCGGTAGGGGAATACCGGGGGATCCCGTTCGTCGATGACTCCAAGGGCACCAACGCCCATGCCACCGCCGCCGCTTTGCGCGCGGTCGCCGGGCCGGTGGTGCTCATCCTCGGGGGCCGACACAAGGGGGGTGGGTACGAGGCCCTCGCTCCTCTCCTGCGGGACAAGGCCCGTCACTGTGTGCTGATCGGTGAATCCCAGCGGTACTTCGCCGCCCTCCTCGACGGATGGGGGGTCCCGTACGAGCTCGCCCGCGACCCCCTGGACGCCCTGCGCCGGGCGTACCAGGTCGCCAAGCCTGGGGACACGGTGCTCCTCTCCCCAGCCTGCGCCAGCTTTGATCAGTTCAGGGATTACGCCCATCGGGGCGAGGCGTTTCGGCGGGCGTTCGCCCAGCTGTCCGCTGGCGACGTCCCCTCTGTCCCCTAA
- the ftsW gene encoding putative lipid II flippase FtsW: protein MGSLEGKILVVVVFLLLAGLLFVYSASFPLSLQATGDPLSFLKRQCIGAALGLVAMVILWRLDYHVWEKIDDVLLFGAFALLLLTLVPPLAEGSRWLRLGPLPFQPSEFGKVALVLYVSGSLVRRGERIRDFRDGVVPYLVVVGAFGLILLFQPDFGMLILYAAVVAFLLWAGGVPVRHLLLAAAAVVPPGALLLFTARYRLERLIAFLNPEAYRDTYGYQVYQSLMAIGAGGLWGRGIGASRAKLLYLPAAHNDFIFAVVAEETGLIGTMCLVGLLGLLVWLGFRVASRAPDRLGALYALGSSFLLGFQALLNLGVVVGLLPVTGLTLPFVSYGGSSLMVSLALTGVLLGVARAARASAVAVLVPEVRA from the coding sequence ATGGGCAGCCTCGAGGGCAAGATCCTGGTGGTGGTCGTTTTTTTGCTCTTGGCGGGCCTCCTGTTCGTGTACTCGGCGAGCTTTCCCCTGTCCCTGCAGGCCACCGGAGACCCGCTCAGCTTCCTCAAGCGGCAATGCATCGGGGCGGCGCTGGGCCTGGTGGCCATGGTGATCCTGTGGCGCCTGGACTATCACGTGTGGGAGAAGATCGATGATGTCCTCCTCTTCGGCGCGTTCGCCCTGCTTCTCTTGACGTTGGTGCCACCACTGGCGGAGGGGTCGCGCTGGCTCCGGCTGGGCCCGCTGCCGTTCCAGCCATCCGAGTTCGGCAAGGTTGCCCTCGTCCTGTACGTGTCGGGGTCCCTCGTCCGGCGAGGGGAGCGGATCCGCGATTTCCGGGACGGGGTCGTGCCGTACCTCGTGGTGGTGGGGGCGTTTGGGCTCATCCTCCTGTTCCAACCCGACTTCGGCATGCTCATCCTGTACGCGGCGGTGGTGGCGTTCCTGTTGTGGGCCGGGGGCGTGCCCGTGCGCCACCTGCTCCTCGCCGCGGCTGCGGTCGTCCCCCCCGGGGCGTTGCTCCTGTTCACCGCTCGGTACCGGCTCGAGCGCCTGATCGCGTTCCTCAACCCCGAGGCGTACCGGGATACCTACGGGTACCAGGTGTACCAGTCGCTGATGGCCATCGGGGCGGGAGGGCTGTGGGGGCGGGGCATCGGCGCCTCGCGGGCCAAGCTCCTCTACCTTCCGGCGGCCCACAACGACTTCATCTTCGCCGTGGTGGCCGAGGAGACCGGGCTCATCGGCACGATGTGTCTGGTGGGGCTGCTTGGGCTCCTCGTGTGGCTGGGGTTCCGGGTGGCATCGCGGGCCCCGGACCGGCTGGGAGCACTGTATGCGTTGGGGAGCTCCTTTCTCCTTGGGTTCCAGGCCCTCCTCAACCTGGGGGTGGTGGTGGGGTTGTTGCCGGTGACCGGCCTCACCCTACCGTTTGTCAGCTACGGAGGTTCTTCGCTCATGGTCAGCTTGGCGCTCACAGGGGTGCTCCTCGGGGTGGCCCGGGCGGCCCGAGCTTCGGCGGTGGCGGTGTTGGTGCCGGAGGTGCGGGCATGA
- a CDS encoding UDP-N-acetylglucosamine--N-acetylmuramyl-(pentapeptide) pyrophosphoryl-undecaprenol N-acetylglucosamine transferase: protein MRVLVAAGGSGGHIYPALAVLEELRSSGRLSAAGWVGQPNGMEARILSGYPWVKFFALPSRGLARKRPWAWPGALLQTGLGVVRAVRIVQRFRPDVVLGMGGYPAFAPGVAAKLLGVPVAIHEQNARMGLVNRVLAPLADLVLLSFPITCGAPRRKRGVLVTGNPVRADIVRPRRVLGDELLVMGGSWGSRGLVDAIVRAAPSLAQVPGLRLRVVVGEAAPPEEVTQRLRTAGLGQAEVIRYTDQVGEALSRARLVVARAGATTVAELAAVGCPAVLIPWGAAADGHQHANAHALAEAGGCVLIEDRVLVGLDLGALVSQLWRDEAKLAAMAAGARLVGRPDAAQRVAEALVRLTEARA from the coding sequence ATGAGGGTGTTGGTGGCCGCGGGCGGCTCCGGCGGGCACATCTATCCCGCCCTGGCGGTGCTGGAGGAACTGCGGTCCTCGGGGCGCCTCTCCGCCGCCGGGTGGGTAGGGCAGCCGAACGGCATGGAGGCCCGGATCTTGTCCGGTTATCCGTGGGTCAAGTTCTTCGCGCTCCCGTCGCGGGGGCTGGCCCGCAAGCGGCCGTGGGCATGGCCAGGGGCCCTTCTCCAAACCGGTCTCGGGGTGGTCCGGGCGGTGCGGATCGTGCAACGGTTCCGCCCCGATGTCGTCCTTGGCATGGGCGGGTACCCCGCGTTCGCCCCGGGGGTGGCGGCGAAGCTCCTCGGCGTCCCGGTGGCCATCCACGAGCAGAACGCGCGCATGGGCCTGGTGAACCGGGTGTTGGCCCCGCTCGCAGACCTCGTGCTCTTGTCCTTCCCCATCACCTGCGGCGCGCCCCGGCGGAAGCGAGGCGTCCTCGTCACCGGGAATCCGGTGCGGGCGGACATCGTCCGCCCCCGCCGCGTGCTGGGGGACGAGCTGCTGGTGATGGGGGGGTCATGGGGCTCGCGGGGGTTGGTGGACGCGATCGTGCGGGCTGCGCCGTCGTTGGCCCAGGTGCCGGGGCTGCGCCTGCGGGTGGTGGTCGGGGAGGCGGCCCCCCCGGAGGAGGTGACGCAGAGGCTCCGTACGGCCGGGCTGGGCCAGGCCGAGGTGATCCGGTACACGGACCAGGTAGGGGAGGCGCTGTCCCGGGCCCGGCTGGTGGTGGCCCGGGCCGGGGCCACCACCGTGGCCGAGCTGGCCGCTGTCGGCTGTCCAGCCGTGCTCATCCCATGGGGCGCGGCCGCCGATGGCCACCAGCACGCCAACGCCCACGCGTTGGCCGAGGCCGGGGGGTGCGTGCTCATCGAGGACCGGGTCCTCGTCGGCCTCGACCTCGGGGCATTGGTGTCCCAACTGTGGCGGGACGAGGCCAAGCTCGCGGCGATGGCCGCGGGAGCCCGCCTCGTCGGCCGGCCTGACGCCGCCCAGCGGGTGGCGGAGGCGCTGGTCCGCCTGACGGAGGCGAGGGCATGA
- the murC gene encoding UDP-N-acetylmuramate--L-alanine ligase yields the protein MTGLDGRVHLVGIGGDGMAGLTHLLREGGATVSGSDVRDSPRLSALRPWAEVYVGHRAEHLPENADAVVFSSAIAHDNPELVAAQGIPIWPRLPALREVLRDRELVAVVGTHGKTTTTTWVAHLLRAVTGEGGHYVGGEVPGLPSATLGGGKAFVAEVDESDGRFTCLEPAVAVLTSVDNDHVGTYGGFAGLREAFARFLARAKKAAVCADDPVAARLGLELQRPLTYGLSEDADLRAVGIEYHRERAACELLVHGRPSGEVEVPGPGAHNVRNALGALSAGMLLGLPLSLLVDALRTAPRPRRRLEVLEENGYLVVDDYAHHPTEVAAGLAALRVGWPERRIVAIFQPHRYSRTKALAGAFGQVLARADRVVVTEVYPAFERPIPGVSGRLVADAVQAAGGRAVFRAGLAGAMDAAAEVIRPGDVVVCFGAGDIWRLAREMARGLSYGY from the coding sequence ATGACCGGGCTTGACGGACGGGTTCACCTCGTGGGCATCGGTGGGGACGGCATGGCCGGCCTTACCCATCTCCTGCGGGAGGGAGGGGCCACCGTGTCCGGCTCCGACGTCCGCGACTCCCCGCGACTCTCCGCGCTGCGGCCGTGGGCCGAGGTGTACGTGGGGCATCGGGCCGAGCACCTCCCGGAGAACGCGGATGCGGTGGTGTTCTCTTCGGCCATCGCCCACGACAACCCTGAGCTCGTGGCGGCGCAGGGGATTCCCATCTGGCCGCGGCTCCCGGCGCTGCGAGAGGTGCTGCGCGACCGCGAGCTCGTGGCGGTGGTCGGCACCCATGGCAAGACGACGACCACCACCTGGGTTGCCCACCTCTTGCGGGCGGTGACCGGGGAGGGTGGGCACTACGTGGGGGGCGAGGTCCCTGGCCTCCCTTCGGCCACGCTGGGGGGAGGGAAGGCGTTCGTGGCTGAGGTGGACGAGTCCGACGGTCGGTTCACCTGCCTCGAGCCGGCGGTGGCGGTGCTGACCTCGGTGGACAACGATCACGTGGGGACCTACGGCGGATTCGCCGGCCTGCGAGAGGCGTTCGCCCGGTTCCTAGCCCGGGCGAAGAAGGCCGCGGTGTGCGCGGACGATCCGGTGGCGGCGCGGCTTGGCCTTGAGCTCCAGCGCCCGCTGACCTACGGCCTGAGCGAAGACGCCGACCTACGTGCGGTGGGGATTGAGTACCACCGCGAGCGGGCGGCGTGTGAGCTCCTGGTCCACGGGAGACCGAGCGGAGAGGTGGAGGTCCCCGGCCCGGGGGCGCACAACGTGCGCAACGCCCTCGGGGCGCTTTCAGCCGGGATGCTCCTCGGTCTGCCTCTATCTCTCCTGGTCGACGCGCTCCGCACAGCCCCCCGCCCCCGCCGGCGGCTGGAGGTCTTGGAGGAGAACGGGTACCTGGTGGTGGACGACTACGCCCATCATCCCACCGAGGTCGCGGCCGGGCTTGCCGCGCTGCGGGTGGGATGGCCGGAGCGCCGAATCGTCGCGATCTTTCAACCCCATCGGTACTCCCGCACGAAGGCCCTGGCTGGGGCGTTCGGGCAGGTGCTGGCCCGCGCCGATCGTGTGGTGGTGACCGAGGTCTATCCCGCGTTCGAGCGGCCGATCCCCGGGGTGAGTGGGCGGCTGGTGGCGGACGCGGTCCAAGCCGCCGGGGGGCGGGCCGTGTTCCGGGCCGGGCTTGCGGGGGCGATGGATGCGGCGGCGGAGGTCATCCGGCCGGGGGACGTGGTGGTGTGTTTCGGGGCGGGGGACATATGGCGACTTGCACGCGAGATGGCTCGTGGGCTCTCCTACGGGTACTAG
- the murB gene encoding UDP-N-acetylmuramate dehydrogenase, protein MNEPLAPYTTFRIGGRAWAMFRPYGPEALAEAVVRARAHGFPWLVLGGGSKVLVPDQGFPGLVVLTSGLTGWHEEDDLLRVGAGAALPKAARHGLAKLAGIPGTVGGAVAMNAGTTYGAIAEQVVWVRALLPNGRVHTFRPEECGFTYRDSLFRRVRLPVLEVGLRPVPGPAVEPLLAERRGSQPLNLPSAGCVFRNPTDAPPAGWLIDHAGLKGARIGDAVVSERHANFICNLGRARASDVLALVERIRARVERLFGVWLTLELEVVGE, encoded by the coding sequence GTGAACGAACCGTTGGCTCCCTACACCACGTTCCGCATCGGCGGTCGGGCGTGGGCCATGTTTCGTCCCTATGGGCCGGAGGCGTTGGCGGAGGCGGTGGTGCGGGCGCGGGCCCACGGGTTCCCATGGCTGGTCCTGGGTGGGGGGTCCAAGGTGCTCGTCCCCGACCAGGGGTTCCCGGGGTTGGTGGTCCTGACCTCCGGGCTCACCGGCTGGCACGAAGAGGACGACCTCCTGCGGGTGGGGGCGGGGGCGGCCCTGCCCAAGGCGGCCCGCCACGGCCTCGCCAAGTTGGCGGGGATCCCGGGCACGGTCGGGGGGGCGGTGGCGATGAACGCCGGCACCACGTACGGGGCCATCGCCGAGCAGGTGGTGTGGGTCCGGGCCCTCCTTCCGAACGGGCGGGTCCATACGTTCCGGCCCGAGGAATGTGGCTTCACCTACCGTGACTCCCTGTTCCGTCGGGTGCGCCTGCCGGTGTTGGAGGTGGGACTCCGGCCGGTTCCCGGCCCGGCGGTGGAACCCCTCCTCGCCGAGCGGCGCGGGAGCCAGCCCCTGAACTTGCCCTCGGCCGGGTGCGTGTTCCGCAACCCCACGGACGCCCCACCCGCGGGGTGGCTGATCGACCACGCCGGCCTGAAGGGGGCGCGCATCGGCGACGCGGTGGTGTCGGAGCGGCACGCCAATTTCATCTGCAACCTCGGCCGGGCCCGGGCCAGCGACGTGTTGGCCCTGGTGGAGCGAATCCGCGCCCGGGTCGAGCGGCTGTTCGGGGTGTGGCTGACGCTGGAGCTCGAGGTCGTGGGGGAGTGA
- a CDS encoding FtsQ-type POTRA domain-containing protein: MIRAFRAGCLALVLAVLLVATLRWGGWWRIREVRVPETRYFTTEQLTEILLGANVLRLDIKGVRDVVRRDPRVQEVRIRVRPIWQRVEVDIREREPVAQVRLKQGQAVWVDAEGVILGVAPEAALVGIVPEGPRVRPEAVAAALSIARLDPELRTSFPVFDASDPDCVVAKGAGGPTLLLGAIGQLGDKLAILEGLWDMDGLAKYAAVDLRWGDQVILTRRR; encoded by the coding sequence GTGATCCGGGCATTTCGGGCCGGCTGCCTGGCCCTGGTATTGGCCGTCCTGCTCGTGGCCACCCTGCGCTGGGGGGGATGGTGGCGGATCCGGGAGGTCCGCGTCCCCGAGACCCGCTATTTCACCACCGAACAGTTGACAGAGATTCTACTGGGTGCTAATGTACTCCGATTGGACATTAAGGGAGTCCGGGACGTGGTTCGGCGTGACCCGAGGGTCCAGGAGGTGCGGATCAGGGTTCGACCGATATGGCAGCGGGTTGAAGTGGACATCCGGGAAAGGGAGCCGGTGGCACAGGTTCGGCTGAAGCAAGGGCAGGCGGTGTGGGTAGACGCCGAAGGGGTGATCCTCGGGGTTGCGCCGGAGGCGGCGTTGGTCGGCATAGTTCCCGAAGGGCCGCGGGTCCGTCCGGAGGCGGTGGCCGCGGCCTTGTCCATCGCTCGTCTCGATCCCGAGCTGCGCACGTCCTTTCCCGTGTTCGACGCTTCTGATCCGGACTGCGTGGTAGCCAAGGGAGCTGGGGGCCCCACCCTCCTCCTTGGTGCGATTGGTCAGCTCGGCGACAAACTCGCTATCCTAGAAGGGTTATGGGACATGGATGGACTTGCCAAGTACGCGGCGGTGGACCTGCGGTGGGGGGACCAGGTGATCCTCACAAGACGCCGATGA
- the ftsA gene encoding cell division protein FtsA produces the protein MRRERLVVGLDVGTTKVACLVANVVDDFIEIIGMGMAPSRGLEKGVVVDIGRTIQSIRKAVEEAANMADMKVESAYVGIAGKHIRSLNNSATVSITRPDRIITAEDVRRVVEAARTMPLAPDVELIHVIPRQYIVDGQEGITDPVGMTGTRLEVDVHIVMGSVTAVHNLVRCVEALGISIAQIVLEPLASSMAVLSSAEKELGVVLLDCGGGTTDLSVFRGGDIWFSKTIPIAGEHITNDITVGLQTPIEEAERIKKAYGTCLVDAVGDEEKIEVATIGGEGTKTVSRKKLAKIIEPRVEEILDLAMQEVEDAGYRDLIPAGMVITGGTALLDGMVEFAQRRYGIPARRGSIPQGIHGLRDIVESPVFATGIGLLKYAVEGRDFVRSKRSRSGVAGGGMFNKLFRWFRKFLRG, from the coding sequence ATGAGGCGGGAGCGGCTGGTGGTGGGGTTGGACGTGGGGACGACCAAGGTGGCCTGTCTTGTGGCCAACGTGGTCGATGATTTCATCGAGATCATCGGCATGGGGATGGCTCCTTCCCGGGGTCTGGAGAAGGGTGTGGTGGTGGACATCGGCCGCACCATCCAGTCCATCCGCAAGGCGGTGGAGGAAGCGGCAAACATGGCCGATATGAAGGTGGAAAGTGCCTACGTGGGCATCGCCGGGAAACACATCCGGTCCCTCAACAACTCGGCTACGGTGTCCATTACCCGCCCGGATCGCATCATCACCGCGGAGGACGTGCGGCGGGTGGTGGAGGCGGCCCGGACGATGCCCCTGGCCCCGGACGTGGAGCTCATCCACGTCATCCCGAGACAGTACATCGTGGACGGCCAGGAGGGGATCACCGACCCGGTGGGCATGACCGGCACGCGCCTCGAGGTGGACGTGCACATCGTGATGGGGTCGGTGACCGCGGTCCACAACCTGGTGCGGTGCGTGGAAGCCCTCGGGATCAGCATCGCCCAGATCGTGCTCGAACCGCTGGCCTCCTCGATGGCCGTGCTGTCCTCGGCGGAGAAGGAGCTCGGGGTGGTGCTCCTCGACTGCGGCGGCGGGACCACCGACCTCTCCGTGTTCCGCGGTGGGGACATCTGGTTTTCCAAGACCATCCCCATCGCCGGGGAGCACATCACCAACGACATCACCGTGGGCCTTCAGACCCCGATCGAGGAGGCGGAGCGGATCAAGAAGGCGTACGGGACCTGCCTTGTGGACGCGGTGGGAGACGAGGAGAAGATCGAGGTCGCCACCATTGGCGGGGAAGGGACGAAGACCGTGTCCCGCAAGAAGCTCGCCAAGATCATCGAGCCGCGGGTGGAGGAGATCCTGGATCTGGCGATGCAGGAGGTGGAGGACGCTGGGTACCGCGACCTCATCCCGGCGGGGATGGTCATCACCGGGGGCACGGCGTTGCTGGACGGGATGGTGGAGTTCGCCCAGCGTCGCTATGGGATCCCTGCCCGGCGTGGCAGCATCCCTCAGGGCATCCACGGCCTGCGGGACATCGTGGAGTCCCCGGTGTTCGCCACCGGGATCGGGCTCCTCAAGTACGCGGTGGAGGGGCGTGACTTCGTGCGCTCGAAGCGATCTCGGTCCGGGGTCGCCGGCGGGGGCATGTTCAACAAGCTGTTCCGCTGGTTCCGCAAGTTCTTGCGGGGGTGA